Proteins encoded within one genomic window of Spirochaeta isovalerica:
- a CDS encoding ABC transporter ATP-binding protein, which translates to MDILKINQLKKVFSTGAEDLTILHDLNMNVEGGKSTVITGESGSGKSTLLNLIGGMDNLSSGEIYSCGFPIHTMTEKQLTEYRRKSIGLVFQSHYLLKDFSALENIAIPARIAGFDKKKALMKAEELIEKVGLADRKEHFPSQLSGGERQRIALARSLVNDPELILADEPTGNLDEKNSRIVEDILFSLVEEFGKSLLLVTHNLILAERVDKAYHLTGGVLEEK; encoded by the coding sequence ATGGATATTCTGAAAATTAATCAACTGAAAAAAGTGTTCAGCACCGGAGCTGAAGATCTGACGATTCTCCACGACCTCAATATGAATGTCGAAGGTGGAAAGAGCACGGTTATTACCGGAGAGTCGGGAAGCGGGAAAAGCACTCTGCTGAATCTGATCGGCGGAATGGATAATCTGAGCAGCGGAGAGATTTATTCCTGCGGTTTTCCCATTCACACCATGACAGAGAAACAGCTGACCGAATACCGTAGAAAATCAATAGGTCTCGTATTTCAGTCCCACTATCTTCTTAAGGATTTTTCAGCACTGGAAAACATCGCCATACCGGCCAGAATAGCCGGTTTCGATAAAAAAAAGGCGCTTATGAAGGCGGAGGAATTGATAGAAAAAGTCGGTCTGGCCGATAGGAAAGAGCATTTTCCCTCCCAGTTGTCAGGAGGGGAACGGCAGAGAATTGCCCTGGCCAGATCACTGGTGAATGATCCCGAATTGATACTGGCCGATGAACCGACTGGAAACCTGGACGAAAAAAATTCCCGGATCGTTGAGGATATACTCTTTTCCCTGGTTGAAGAATTCGGTAAATCTCTCCTCCTTGTCACTCATAATCTCATTCTGGCCGAAAGGGTCGATAAAGCCTATCATCTGACAGGTGGAGTACTGGAAGAAAAATGA
- a CDS encoding PEGA domain-containing protein, with amino-acid sequence MNKIFPAAFVFILVLFTVVQAQGETLRSDRTNWQSGIQSFSGDLSPGYEYLKNSIPDLIRRELEQSKTHILSQSEKDWYRQEVLDAKKLSILEQLRTSYSKRDGALFLNSEADRDKDASTQSINDLHGQLLLVKYIDPQTVETASMLPLLWVSSESGDNLLPDDGFDPYVTSKVNDLDLLISGSLREIDEYFRLEVRGYDRSLDREMIVYSGTSSPELLSELAVEAADELRSILLGRAWSSLRIKTDNPDALIYCNGDLIGVGETYVNTLEPGAAVLEAIGQDNSYWSDEIELTALEETVINAELTEADSALLTIETDPAGSDVYMGARWVGKTPLSVPHFKDRSYWVTIRTEGFYDRSFEISPESPDVITVALEEEEMTRMEFFDLKKREFYRSLGWFSLSVAAPVITGGIAQNFLSEEAAYASRYNLTYDPAYQDLMEESYQNYFISQGVFWGSIAVSGGLLVDVFVKLARYIKAAEALAE; translated from the coding sequence ATGAATAAAATTTTCCCGGCGGCCTTTGTTTTCATTCTTGTACTTTTCACAGTCGTTCAGGCCCAGGGGGAGACTCTTCGCTCAGACAGAACGAATTGGCAGAGTGGTATTCAGAGTTTTTCCGGAGATCTCTCACCCGGTTATGAATATCTGAAAAACAGTATTCCCGATCTGATTCGTAGAGAACTTGAGCAATCGAAAACCCATATTCTCAGCCAGTCGGAAAAAGACTGGTACAGACAAGAAGTTCTCGATGCGAAAAAACTCTCTATCCTGGAACAGCTCAGAACTTCTTATTCCAAACGTGACGGAGCTCTCTTCCTCAATAGTGAGGCGGACCGTGATAAGGACGCTTCGACACAAAGCATAAATGATCTTCACGGGCAGTTGCTTCTTGTCAAATACATTGATCCCCAAACAGTGGAGACAGCTTCCATGCTTCCCCTTCTATGGGTTTCATCTGAAAGCGGAGACAATCTGCTGCCCGATGACGGATTCGACCCTTATGTGACAAGCAAGGTTAATGATCTCGACCTGCTCATTTCCGGCAGTCTCAGGGAGATAGATGAATATTTCCGACTGGAAGTACGCGGTTATGATCGGTCGTTGGATCGGGAAATGATTGTGTACAGCGGAACCTCCTCACCTGAACTCCTTTCGGAGCTGGCCGTGGAAGCTGCCGATGAACTTCGATCCATTCTTCTGGGCAGAGCCTGGTCTTCATTGCGCATTAAAACCGATAATCCTGATGCTCTCATATACTGTAACGGTGATCTTATCGGTGTAGGTGAAACCTATGTGAATACCCTCGAACCTGGAGCAGCTGTTCTGGAGGCCATCGGTCAGGACAATTCGTACTGGTCTGATGAAATCGAGTTGACGGCATTGGAAGAAACTGTCATAAACGCGGAACTGACAGAAGCTGACAGCGCCTTATTGACTATTGAAACTGATCCGGCAGGATCGGATGTGTATATGGGCGCCAGATGGGTGGGCAAAACTCCGCTATCTGTTCCTCATTTCAAGGACAGAAGTTATTGGGTCACTATCAGAACGGAGGGGTTTTACGATCGTTCTTTTGAAATTTCTCCTGAAAGCCCTGATGTTATAACCGTTGCTCTTGAAGAGGAAGAGATGACCAGAATGGAGTTTTTCGATCTGAAAAAAAGAGAATTCTACAGATCTCTCGGATGGTTCAGCCTCTCCGTGGCCGCACCAGTCATTACCGGGGGTATCGCTCAGAATTTCCTTTCTGAAGAAGCCGCATACGCCTCCCGGTACAATCTGACCTATGACCCGGCCTATCAGGACCTGATGGAGGAATCCTATCAAAATTACTTCATCAGCCAGGGGGTATTCTGGGGATCGATTGCCGTCAGCGGTGGACTTCTGGTGGATGTATTTGTTAAACTTGCACGGTATATAAAAGCGGCGGAAGCTCTGGCTGAATAA
- the prfB gene encoding peptide chain release factor 2 (programmed frameshift): MLSDLNSRIKGIGKEILDTWGDFDPAELKQRAKELEIETGDPDFWNDKDRAEKKLLELKKVKNKYEPWEALVQEVEDIQELYSLAVEEEDESLEEEILSGLSSIEEKFASLNTIELLSEETDPMSAFVTIHSGAGGTEACDWASMLYRMYSRWVERKGYKMTILDLVEAEGGIKSVSFQVDGDMAHGFLKGEGGIHRLVRISPFDSNARRHTSFASVYVSPVIDDTIEVDIRPEDIRVDTYRASGAGGQHVNKTSSAIRITHYETNIVVQCQNERSQLKNKELAMKVLKSRLYEYYRQKQEEERAKTAAEKKDIGWGSQIRSYVFHPYTMVKDLRTRHETGNIQNVMDGDLDPFIEAYLHHLWADNEK; this comes from the exons ATGCTCAGTGATCTGAACAGCAGAATAAAAGGGATCGGCAAAGAGATCCTGGATACCTGG GGCGACTTTGACCCGGCTGAACTGAAACAGCGGGCAAAAGAGCTTGAGATTGAAACGGGAGATCCCGATTTCTGGAACGACAAGGACCGGGCTGAAAAAAAACTGCTCGAGTTAAAAAAAGTAAAAAACAAATATGAGCCCTGGGAAGCGCTGGTTCAGGAAGTGGAAGACATTCAGGAGCTCTATTCTCTGGCTGTCGAGGAAGAAGACGAGTCTCTCGAAGAGGAAATCCTGTCCGGTTTGTCCTCAATCGAAGAAAAGTTCGCCTCTCTCAACACTATTGAACTCCTCAGCGAAGAAACTGATCCCATGTCGGCTTTCGTTACGATACACTCCGGCGCCGGAGGTACGGAAGCCTGTGACTGGGCGTCGATGCTTTACAGGATGTACAGCCGCTGGGTTGAGCGAAAAGGGTACAAAATGACCATTCTCGATCTCGTTGAAGCTGAAGGCGGTATAAAATCCGTATCTTTCCAGGTCGACGGAGATATGGCTCATGGCTTCCTGAAAGGAGAAGGCGGAATCCACCGTCTCGTGAGGATCTCTCCTTTTGATTCCAATGCGCGGCGTCATACGTCTTTCGCTTCGGTTTATGTTTCCCCGGTCATCGATGATACAATCGAAGTCGATATCCGGCCCGAAGACATACGGGTCGATACATACCGGGCATCGGGCGCCGGCGGTCAGCATGTCAACAAAACGAGCAGCGCCATCCGTATCACCCATTACGAAACGAATATCGTTGTCCAGTGCCAGAACGAACGTTCCCAGTTGAAAAATAAAGAACTGGCAATGAAGGTTCTCAAGTCCCGGTTGTATGAGTATTACCGACAGAAGCAGGAAGAGGAAAGAGCCAAGACAGCAGCGGAGAAGAAAGACATCGGATGGGGCTCCCAGATTCGATCCTATGTGTTTCACCCCTATACAATGGTTAAGGATTTGAGGACCCGGCATGAAACCGGAAATATCCAGAATGTTATGGATGGAGATCTCGATCCCTTTATTGAAGCCTATCTACACCATCTCTGGGCAGATAACGAAAAATGA
- a CDS encoding CRISPR-associated protein Cas2, giving the protein MFVSIVLDLGNEDSEKTVQSLLFRYGFKQVQRNTFESTSIVDKYLSRLKLDIDRATDFYDTVRFYQYPVEETLVITTLAEKRWRRLIVKEK; this is encoded by the coding sequence ATGTTTGTTTCTATCGTACTTGATCTTGGAAATGAAGACAGTGAAAAAACTGTTCAGTCCCTGCTGTTCCGTTATGGATTCAAGCAGGTGCAGAGAAACACTTTTGAATCGACTTCAATCGTTGATAAGTATCTCTCCAGGCTGAAACTGGATATCGACAGGGCGACCGACTTTTACGATACGGTCCGCTTTTATCAATATCCCGTAGAGGAGACTCTCGTTATCACGACACTCGCCGAGAAAAGATGGAGACGGCTGATCGTTAAGGAAAAATAG
- a CDS encoding FtsX-like permease family protein: MKKIQWIYHIASRYFLTKRKEKGHTASILSISGIAVGVMTLMGVMAVMNGFQQGFITNINEIRSYHIRIDGDKALTPELKESILSMDGVAAVTPFIDIQTILQGFMSEQSGAAIRAVEPSILDFDKGFADKITISDGVFDLSDERSIVIGADLAFSLGIRPGDTINLLSLAGKGYEKLSPVNLEFLVKGTFRSGYYEINSTMAFIPLSASYLFAPESDTVYGIKLVNHYRDREVLRNLRQLSGLEGLYMESWRDYNKSFFSALLMEKIMMMILISLIFLVVAVNIFHSMKRSVVERIEEIALMKAVGATRGAIQAVFITEGAIIGFLGSLFGAVLGYLVTTNINAVFGIVETLVNNIRSSGNSPADDFAIYTGSSYYLQRVPIEIMTPDVIYITSVALMSAVVAAWIASRGVTSVKPAVVLRYE; encoded by the coding sequence GTGAAAAAAATTCAATGGATTTATCATATCGCATCGCGGTATTTTCTGACAAAGAGAAAAGAGAAGGGCCATACCGCATCGATTTTATCCATTTCAGGCATAGCTGTCGGTGTTATGACTCTCATGGGAGTCATGGCTGTCATGAATGGTTTCCAGCAGGGGTTTATTACAAATATCAATGAAATCAGATCCTACCATATCAGAATAGACGGGGATAAAGCACTGACACCCGAGCTGAAGGAATCAATACTCTCTATGGATGGCGTTGCCGCTGTAACGCCGTTTATCGATATCCAGACAATATTGCAGGGGTTTATGTCGGAACAGAGCGGTGCGGCCATCAGGGCTGTCGAGCCGTCCATTCTCGATTTTGATAAGGGTTTTGCCGATAAAATTACAATTTCCGACGGAGTCTTCGATCTGAGCGATGAAAGATCCATTGTCATAGGTGCGGATCTGGCTTTCTCCCTGGGCATAAGACCGGGAGATACAATCAACCTGCTGTCACTTGCCGGCAAAGGTTATGAAAAATTATCTCCTGTCAATCTTGAATTCCTTGTCAAAGGCACTTTCCGGTCGGGATACTATGAAATAAACAGCACCATGGCATTTATTCCCCTGTCGGCTTCTTATCTCTTTGCTCCTGAATCAGATACGGTTTACGGGATCAAGCTGGTCAATCATTACAGGGACAGGGAAGTTCTCAGAAATCTCAGGCAGTTAAGCGGACTCGAAGGGCTTTATATGGAGAGCTGGCGGGATTACAATAAATCCTTTTTCAGCGCTCTCCTTATGGAAAAGATTATGATGATGATACTGATCAGTCTTATTTTCCTTGTTGTCGCTGTTAATATTTTCCATTCGATGAAACGTTCCGTCGTGGAGAGAATTGAAGAAATCGCACTTATGAAAGCTGTCGGTGCCACACGGGGGGCTATCCAGGCCGTTTTTATTACCGAAGGGGCCATTATCGGTTTCCTGGGAAGCCTTTTCGGTGCCGTACTGGGGTATCTGGTAACGACAAATATCAACGCGGTTTTCGGGATTGTGGAAACCCTTGTCAATAATATCCGGTCGTCAGGAAACAGCCCGGCGGATGATTTTGCAATTTATACAGGCAGTTCCTATTATCTTCAGAGGGTTCCGATTGAAATTATGACACCTGATGTCATATATATTACTTCTGTCGCTCTGATGTCGGCCGTTGTCGCCGCCTGGATTGCCTCCCGCGGCGTGACATCGGTTAAACCTGCTGTTGTTCTGCGTTATGAATAG
- the ftsY gene encoding signal recognition particle-docking protein FtsY has protein sequence MFKFGKKEKTDKGVRKNLGRRLLELLNNHTIDESLFEDLEDLLIESDMGGTVTMEIVDQLRNHVKAKKISTQNEIIEELKSILAEQIKSIELIPEKDKLNVYLILGVNGVGKTTSIAKMARYYGEKGNRDIVLSAGDTFRAAAVEQLKIHGERTGFRVVHQGQGADPSAVIFDTIASAKARKETLVLADTAGRMHNRTNLVKELQKIDSVIRKKIEPGDNYRKILVIDSTTGQNGLQQAEVFNEAVELDAIILTKYDSTARGGNIISISRKLGIPFAFIGKGEKLTDLELFQPESYLEDLFSY, from the coding sequence ATGTTTAAATTCGGAAAAAAAGAGAAAACAGACAAAGGCGTCAGGAAAAATCTCGGCAGACGCCTGCTCGAGTTGCTCAATAATCATACTATAGATGAATCTCTCTTCGAGGACCTTGAAGATCTGCTTATAGAATCGGATATGGGCGGAACCGTGACGATGGAGATCGTCGATCAATTGAGAAATCATGTAAAAGCAAAGAAAATCTCAACCCAGAATGAAATAATTGAAGAACTCAAGTCTATTCTGGCCGAGCAGATTAAATCCATAGAACTTATTCCTGAGAAAGATAAACTGAATGTATATCTGATACTCGGCGTCAATGGCGTAGGAAAAACCACTTCTATCGCAAAAATGGCCCGTTATTACGGAGAAAAAGGGAATAGAGACATCGTTCTGAGTGCCGGTGACACGTTCAGGGCTGCCGCTGTCGAGCAATTGAAAATTCACGGAGAAAGGACAGGATTCCGCGTTGTTCATCAGGGTCAGGGAGCCGATCCCTCGGCAGTTATTTTTGATACCATTGCATCTGCCAAGGCCAGAAAGGAGACTCTTGTCCTGGCTGATACGGCAGGAAGGATGCATAACCGCACTAATCTTGTAAAAGAGCTGCAGAAAATAGATTCAGTCATTCGCAAAAAAATTGAACCGGGCGACAATTACAGAAAAATCCTGGTAATCGATTCGACAACCGGTCAAAACGGTCTGCAGCAGGCTGAAGTTTTTAACGAAGCCGTGGAACTCGATGCCATCATTCTGACAAAATACGATTCGACAGCCAGGGGCGGTAACATCATATCCATCAGCCGGAAACTGGGAATTCCCTTCGCCTTTATAGGTAAAGGAGAAAAGTTAACTGATTTAGAGCTTTTTCAACCAGAGAGCTATCTTGAAGATCTGTTCAGTTATTAA
- a CDS encoding response regulator: MNALVVDDLSFMRSVIGDMLKDSGFRVIGEAVDGRDAVDKYRKLQPDVVILDITMPVMDGLKALEIIKKYDPSSVVVMCSSMSDQDNIIRAIQLGAADFVVKPFKKSRMISAVRKALSLDE, encoded by the coding sequence ATGAATGCGCTAGTTGTCGACGATCTCTCATTCATGAGGTCGGTAATCGGGGATATGTTGAAAGACTCGGGTTTCAGAGTGATCGGTGAAGCCGTCGACGGCAGAGATGCTGTCGACAAATACCGTAAACTCCAACCCGATGTCGTCATTCTTGACATTACCATGCCTGTGATGGATGGACTCAAAGCACTGGAGATCATTAAAAAGTATGATCCTTCCAGTGTTGTCGTCATGTGTTCATCCATGAGCGATCAGGACAACATTATCAGAGCTATTCAGTTGGGGGCTGCCGATTTCGTTGTTAAACCTTTTAAGAAATCGAGAATGATTTCTGCTGTCAGAAAGGCTTTGTCTCTCGATGAATAA